The genomic window CCGCGCCGGGCCTGGACGTATCGGTCCCCCAACCCGAACGCGCGGCCACACGAGTATTCGCCCTGCCTGGTGTGCCGGCGGAAATGCGACAGATGTTCGACGCAACGGTGCGGACGCGGTTGATCGATGAAGTCGGCGCCGGTCGCCGCACGATCCGCCAACACGTGGTCAAATGTTTTGGCGTCGGTGAAAGTGAAATGGAATCACGATTGGGCGACATGATCGCCCGCGATCGGCAACCCTCGGTCGGCATCACGGTCAGCCGTGCCACGATCAGCCTGCGGATCACCGCCGATGGGGAAAGCGAAGCCGACGCGCTGCGGCAGATCGAACAGACTCGCGATGAGATCTATCGGTTGGTGCCGGAGTTTATTTTTGGCGAAGGCGAAACGTTTGAGTTGCAGCATGCCGTGGCCGCCGGGCTGACCAGACGCAACGAGCGTTTGCTGACGGTCGAGCTGGGCGCCGCCTGTCCGCTCAGCCAGTGGATGGCCGAAGTGCCGAGTGCCCCTCAGGTGTATCGTGGCGGCTTGTTTGCTCCGGACTTGCCGGCCGTGCTGGGCGCTCCGGTCCGACCAGACACACTAGACGCGGGCCTGCAGCAGTTGGCCGATCGCGCGGCCGCCGAATGGGTGCTGGTGGTGGATCGGTATCCCACGATTCCCCAAACGGACCAGCCGTTGCCGGCGTTTCCGGTGGCTTTAACGCTGTGGCAACGCGGCGGCGACGAGCTGCATCAGCGGTCGCTGGAACTGGGCGGTCATCCCGACATCATCCAAGCTCGTATTGCAAAGGCCGCCTTGGACTTTTGCCGCACGCTGCTGTAGCTACGCTCGCCAGAGCGTGGGCGCACCACGCGCCCCGTAGCTACGCTCGCCAGAGCGTGGGTGTTGGACTCCATCGGTTCGGCGCTTTACGGATGCGCCTGATGCGGCTAAAGCGCTGGACTCCAGCGCAACTGCGCCGTCGCTTCGTTCAATTGGTGCTTTCCCGTCGCATCGTCGTGCTGCTGACGA from Roseimaritima ulvae includes these protein-coding regions:
- a CDS encoding competence/damage-inducible protein A, with amino-acid sequence MLTAEVIAIGDEMTTGARIDTNSAWLSQQLALLGIRTLFQTTVADDHAAGVQAFQIAAGRANVVVATGGLGPTRDDLTREVLADVIDQPLEFRQDVMDTIAAMFTRRSRTMPERNRAQAMFPVGSRVIPNPQGTAPGLDVSVPQPERAATRVFALPGVPAEMRQMFDATVRTRLIDEVGAGRRTIRQHVVKCFGVGESEMESRLGDMIARDRQPSVGITVSRATISLRITADGESEADALRQIEQTRDEIYRLVPEFIFGEGETFELQHAVAAGLTRRNERLLTVELGAACPLSQWMAEVPSAPQVYRGGLFAPDLPAVLGAPVRPDTLDAGLQQLADRAAAEWVLVVDRYPTIPQTDQPLPAFPVALTLWQRGGDELHQRSLELGGHPDIIQARIAKAALDFCRTLL